One Clostridium estertheticum DNA segment encodes these proteins:
- the acdB gene encoding putative isocaproyl-CoA dehydrogenase AcdB, whose protein sequence is MLFKKEHILLQKAVRDFVKKELDTLPAEMDKTGVMPRELMDKLAKYKFSSTIVPKEYGGAGADYVSYAIVMEEISRKCCSTGTFVTAGSSLVALPIMNFGTDAQKEKYLKPLALGEQIGAFALTEPGAGSDAGAQQAEAVLDGDNYILNGRKCFITNAPICDFAIVIAMTDKSKGVRGTSAFIVESSWAGFSHGAHEDKMGIRGTETSDLVFQNVVVPKENLIGKEGMGFKIAMNTLEAGRIGVAAQALGVAQGALDEAIKYTKQRIQFGKPLSKFQNTQFTIADMETKVCAARLLVYDTAEKKDAHMKIEKEGSMAKYYAAEVANEVAYKSLQLHGGYGYIKDYPIERMYRDARILSIYEGTSQVQQMVIAASVLR, encoded by the coding sequence ATGTTATTTAAAAAAGAACATATACTTTTACAAAAGGCAGTTAGAGATTTTGTAAAAAAAGAATTAGACACACTGCCAGCGGAGATGGATAAGACTGGTGTGATGCCAAGGGAATTAATGGATAAACTAGCAAAGTATAAATTTTCAAGTACAATAGTTCCAAAAGAATATGGTGGAGCCGGTGCAGATTATGTTTCATATGCAATAGTTATGGAAGAAATCAGTAGAAAATGTTGTTCAACAGGTACATTTGTTACTGCTGGATCTTCTCTTGTTGCATTACCTATTATGAATTTTGGTACAGATGCTCAAAAAGAAAAATACTTAAAACCTTTAGCTTTAGGCGAGCAAATTGGCGCCTTTGCTTTAACTGAACCTGGGGCAGGTTCTGATGCAGGTGCGCAGCAAGCAGAGGCTGTGTTAGATGGAGATAACTATATTTTAAATGGTAGAAAGTGCTTTATTACTAATGCTCCCATTTGTGATTTTGCCATAGTAATTGCTATGACTGATAAATCTAAAGGCGTACGTGGTACTTCAGCATTTATAGTAGAAAGTAGTTGGGCAGGATTCTCTCATGGTGCTCATGAGGACAAGATGGGTATTAGAGGTACAGAAACTTCTGATTTAGTTTTCCAAAATGTTGTGGTTCCAAAGGAGAATTTAATAGGCAAAGAGGGTATGGGATTTAAAATTGCTATGAATACTCTTGAGGCTGGTAGAATCGGTGTTGCGGCGCAAGCTCTTGGAGTTGCTCAAGGTGCTTTAGATGAAGCTATAAAATATACTAAGCAAAGAATTCAATTTGGTAAACCACTATCTAAGTTCCAAAATACTCAGTTTACCATAGCTGACATGGAAACTAAGGTATGTGCAGCTAGATTATTAGTTTATGATACTGCAGAAAAGAAAGATGCTCATATGAAAATTGAAAAAGAAGGATCTATGGCAAAATACTATGCAGCAGAGGTGGCTAATGAGGTTGCTTATAAATCGCTACAACTTCATGGTGGATATGGTTATATAAAGGATTACCCAATTGAAAGAATGTACAGAGATGCTAGGATTTTATCTATTTATGAAGGTACATCACAAGTACAGCAAATGGTAATCGCAGCCAGTGTTTTAAGATAG
- the etfB gene encoding electron transfer flavoprotein subunit beta gives MKILVCVKQVPDTTEVKIDKEKGTLIREGVPSILNPDDANALEEALKIKDKYKDVTVTVVSMGPPQADYMLRECLAMGADDAFLLSDRAFGGSDTWSTSNAIVAGINKIGQFDIIFAGRQAIDGDTAQVGPQIAEKLHMPQITYVQNLEIKGNELEVQRQLEDGYEIIKVDMPVLLTAVKELNEPRYMSVDKIFDAYKNEIVVLGFNDIDIDSSHVGLKASPTKVFKSFTPQPKGKGVMLEGTSKNKVEQLVVALKQKHII, from the coding sequence TTGAAAATATTAGTTTGTGTAAAACAAGTACCAGATACTACAGAAGTTAAAATTGATAAAGAGAAAGGAACCCTTATTCGCGAGGGTGTTCCAAGTATTTTAAATCCAGATGATGCTAATGCATTAGAGGAAGCTCTTAAAATAAAAGATAAATATAAAGATGTTACAGTAACTGTGGTTTCCATGGGACCACCTCAGGCAGATTATATGCTAAGAGAATGTTTAGCTATGGGTGCAGATGATGCGTTTCTTTTAAGTGATAGAGCCTTTGGTGGTTCTGACACCTGGTCAACATCTAATGCAATAGTAGCAGGTATCAATAAAATCGGACAATTTGATATTATTTTTGCAGGAAGACAAGCAATAGATGGAGATACAGCTCAGGTAGGACCTCAGATTGCTGAAAAACTGCATATGCCACAAATTACATATGTTCAGAACCTTGAAATTAAAGGTAATGAATTAGAAGTACAAAGGCAACTAGAAGATGGATATGAAATCATTAAAGTAGATATGCCGGTATTATTAACAGCGGTTAAGGAGTTAAATGAACCTAGATATATGTCAGTAGACAAAATATTTGATGCATATAAAAATGAAATTGTGGTTTTAGGCTTTAACGATATTGACATTGATTCAAGTCACGTAGGATTAAAAGCTTCACCTACTAAAGTATTTAAATCATTTACCCCACAACCTAAGGGAAAGGGCGTAATGCTTGAGGGGACATCTAAGAACAAGGTTGAACAATTAGTAGTGGCTTTAAAACAAAAACACATTATATAA
- a CDS encoding electron transfer flavoprotein subunit alpha/FixB family protein — protein MDMDLSLYKNIWVFAEQRQGKISPVVVELLGEGKKLAKEIGVELCAVLLGKDINGLAKELISYGAQKVYLADSALLENYTTDAYTKVICDAVNQFKPEIMLLGATHIGRDLAPRMSSRLDTGLTADCTKLEIDPEDKKIMQTRPAFGGNIMATIICPNNRPQMSTVRPGVMDKALKDESKVGEIINLDFKLSEKDIRTRVIKTVKTNKDMVSLVDANVIVSGGLGLGNEKGFEMLKKLADKFGGVVGASRAAVDAGWIDHSHQVGQTGTTVKPTVYIACGISGAIQHVVGMQEADVVIAINKNPSALIFGVADYGIVGDVYDIVPMLTEDLDNVDELVKMINA, from the coding sequence ATGGATATGGATTTAAGTTTATATAAAAATATATGGGTATTTGCAGAGCAAAGACAAGGTAAAATTTCTCCGGTTGTAGTTGAGCTTTTGGGAGAAGGTAAAAAGCTTGCGAAGGAAATTGGGGTTGAATTATGTGCTGTGTTACTGGGAAAAGATATAAATGGACTTGCTAAGGAATTAATTTCTTATGGTGCGCAAAAGGTATACCTTGCGGATAGTGCTCTTTTAGAAAACTATACAACAGATGCTTACACAAAAGTTATTTGCGATGCTGTAAATCAATTTAAACCAGAAATAATGCTACTTGGAGCAACTCATATTGGTAGAGATTTAGCTCCTAGGATGTCATCTAGATTAGACACGGGACTAACAGCAGACTGTACAAAACTTGAAATTGACCCAGAGGATAAAAAAATCATGCAGACTCGTCCTGCTTTTGGAGGTAACATTATGGCCACTATTATTTGCCCAAATAATAGGCCACAAATGTCTACTGTAAGACCAGGTGTTATGGACAAAGCTCTAAAGGATGAATCAAAAGTTGGGGAAATTATTAATTTAGACTTTAAATTGTCAGAGAAGGATATAAGAACAAGGGTAATTAAAACTGTAAAAACAAATAAGGATATGGTTTCTTTAGTGGATGCTAATGTCATTGTTTCCGGTGGCCTTGGTCTTGGAAATGAAAAGGGCTTTGAAATGCTCAAAAAGCTTGCAGATAAATTTGGTGGAGTAGTTGGTGCTTCTCGTGCAGCTGTTGATGCAGGATGGATTGATCATTCCCATCAAGTAGGTCAAACTGGTACAACTGTGAAGCCTACTGTTTATATTGCTTGTGGTATTTCTGGTGCCATTCAACATGTTGTTGGCATGCAGGAAGCAGATGTAGTAATTGCTATCAATAAAAATCCATCAGCTCTGATTTTTGGAGTAGCTGACTATGGTATTGTTGGAGATGTATATGATATAGTTCCAATGCTCACTGAAGACTTAGATAACGTTGATGAATTAGTAAAAATGATAAATGCATAA
- a CDS encoding D-2-hydroxyacid dehydrogenase, whose translation MKLIMFSAREDEVSAARVWGKKREVEVENISEPLSLANIHLVKGFDGVCLCQTKKMEDGIYEGLKDKGIKQIASRTAGVDMFDMVEATKHGLFITNVPVYSPNAIAEYAVAASLNIVRHVNHIKVAMKDQDYRWRKEIISKEIRSMTIAIIGTGKIGCITAQIFKGFGAKVIGYDLYPCEEAKGCMEYVDTLEEAVTQADLISLHIPATKDNFHLFNKEIFDKMKDGVFFVNTARGTIVDTKALIEALNSGKIAAAALDTYENEFNYFTKDFTGKEVEDEMLKELTHRDDVLLTPHIAFYTETAVKNLVEGGLDGAYDILKNGTSNYIVN comes from the coding sequence ATGAAGTTAATTATGTTCAGTGCAAGAGAAGATGAAGTTAGTGCTGCTAGGGTCTGGGGTAAAAAGCGTGAAGTGGAAGTTGAAAATATTTCAGAACCTTTATCATTAGCAAACATTCATTTAGTAAAAGGTTTTGATGGAGTTTGTCTTTGTCAAACAAAAAAGATGGAAGATGGAATTTATGAAGGATTAAAAGATAAAGGAATAAAACAAATTGCATCACGTACAGCTGGAGTTGATATGTTCGATATGGTGGAAGCAACAAAGCATGGATTATTTATTACAAACGTGCCTGTATATTCGCCTAATGCAATTGCTGAATATGCTGTGGCTGCATCACTTAATATTGTGCGCCATGTGAACCATATTAAAGTAGCCATGAAAGATCAAGATTATCGTTGGAGAAAAGAGATTATATCTAAAGAAATAAGATCCATGACTATTGCAATTATTGGAACGGGTAAAATTGGATGCATAACAGCGCAAATATTTAAAGGTTTTGGTGCAAAAGTTATAGGATATGATTTATACCCTTGCGAAGAAGCTAAAGGGTGTATGGAATATGTAGATACTCTTGAAGAGGCTGTTACACAAGCAGATTTAATTTCATTGCATATACCGGCTACAAAGGATAATTTTCATTTGTTTAACAAAGAAATTTTTGATAAGATGAAAGACGGTGTGTTTTTCGTTAATACAGCTAGAGGGACAATTGTTGATACAAAAGCGTTAATAGAAGCTTTAAATAGTGGTAAAATTGCGGCTGCAGCTTTAGATACCTATGAAAATGAATTTAATTATTTTACAAAAGATTTTACGGGTAAGGAAGTTGAGGATGAGATGTTAAAAGAGCTTACTCACCGTGATGATGTATTACTAACACCACACATAGCATTTTATACTGAAACAGCAGTTAAAAACTTAGTTGAAGGTGGATTAGATGGGGCTTACGATATTCTTAAAAATGGTACTAGTAATTATATTGTAAACTAA